One region of Acidovorax sp. T1 genomic DNA includes:
- a CDS encoding tyrosine-protein phosphatase produces the protein MPLQQHHHTPSGGSSRTLPFAGVTNFRDLGGYTGHGGRQVQWRRLFRSDHLAGLTAQDQALLANLGVARAVDFRGRAESAANAYTLPGVAYHPLAIEPTVVQRALELQRTGRQLTAQDAVALMQETYRGFVHDNAPRFAELFRLLLASDAPTVIHCTAGKDRTGFAAALILLTLGVPRDVVMHDYLLTNALYQRPPGMGSHAPEEVLRVLWRVQEDFLDAALHKVDTEFGGLQAYLVDVLGVNAAAQRELAMRYLQAA, from the coding sequence ATGCCACTGCAGCAACACCATCACACGCCTTCCGGCGGTTCGTCCCGCACCCTGCCCTTTGCCGGCGTCACCAACTTCCGCGACCTGGGCGGCTACACCGGCCATGGCGGTCGGCAGGTGCAATGGCGGCGGCTCTTTCGCTCCGACCACCTGGCGGGCCTCACCGCGCAAGACCAGGCCCTGCTGGCCAATCTGGGCGTGGCCCGCGCGGTGGACTTTCGCGGCCGCGCCGAAAGCGCCGCCAACGCCTACACCCTGCCCGGCGTGGCCTACCACCCGCTCGCCATCGAACCCACCGTGGTGCAGCGCGCGCTCGAGTTGCAACGCACCGGCCGCCAGCTCACCGCGCAAGACGCCGTGGCGCTGATGCAGGAAACCTACCGCGGCTTTGTGCACGACAACGCCCCGCGCTTTGCCGAACTGTTTCGCCTGCTGCTGGCCAGCGACGCGCCCACCGTCATCCACTGCACCGCCGGCAAAGACCGCACCGGCTTTGCCGCCGCCCTCATCCTGCTCACCCTGGGCGTGCCGCGCGACGTGGTCATGCACGACTACCTGCTCACCAACGCGCTTTACCAGCGCCCGCCCGGCATGGGCAGCCACGCGCCAGAGGAAGTGCTGCGCGTGCTGTGGCGCGTACAAGAGGACTTTCTGGACGCCGCGTTGCACAAGGTAGACACCGAGTTCGGCGGCCTGCAGGCGTATTTGGTGGACGTGCTGGGGGTGAATGCCGCTGCGCAACGGGAGCTTGCGATGCGGTATCTGCAGGCAGCGTGA
- a CDS encoding type I secretion system permease/ATPase codes for MSVSAAPSELEQALAKLTPFLWRALWLSVFAGLLVLVPTVYMFEVYDRVVNSRNAMTLAMLTLVVLMAIGVMEMLEWARSETLREAGGLLDRALALRLFDAIHADHLKQGATMGAQPLADLRVVRDFFHGPALGAALETPIAFIFLVLLFVINPVLGWVSLAAALMQFALSWLNERSTSPALLNANKADMGARANIDGTLRHSDVVASMGMEQDMRRRWLALHEESLGLQSEASDHAGVFQALGKMLQTTLSSALLGLGAWLLMRDQLFGGPGMLIVGSVLGGRVVAPLVQLVSQWRAVVQVRGAWARLGHLLVKVPPQGAAMSLPRPRGRLAVEGLVAGPAAGAAPFVKGVSFSLQPGEVLVVLGASASGKTTLARMLVGLWAPLAGSVRLDGVDVSVWNKAELGPHVGYVPQDVELMEGTLAENIVRFGDVDERAMHEAAQSVGLHSWITSLALGYNTPVGDAGVMLSGGQRQRVALARALYAAPVFVVLDEPNASLDEVGNAALVETLRDFKSRGTTFVVMTHLPSVLGVADKLLILQGGVQQAFGPRDEVLATLRSATAAAQSLAAAPARAS; via the coding sequence ATGTCCGTATCCGCCGCGCCCTCTGAACTTGAACAGGCTTTGGCAAAACTCACGCCATTTCTCTGGCGGGCCTTGTGGCTGAGCGTATTTGCAGGTCTGCTGGTTCTGGTGCCTACGGTTTACATGTTCGAGGTGTATGACCGCGTGGTCAACAGCCGTAACGCGATGACGTTGGCGATGCTGACGCTGGTGGTCTTGATGGCCATTGGTGTGATGGAGATGCTGGAGTGGGCGCGTTCAGAAACCTTGCGTGAAGCGGGCGGGTTGCTGGACCGAGCCCTGGCGCTTCGACTGTTCGACGCCATTCACGCGGACCATTTGAAGCAAGGGGCCACGATGGGCGCGCAACCCTTGGCGGATCTGCGTGTGGTGCGTGATTTTTTTCATGGACCAGCGTTGGGGGCTGCCCTGGAGACTCCCATTGCGTTCATTTTTTTGGTCCTGCTGTTTGTGATCAATCCGGTGCTCGGCTGGGTGTCGTTAGCGGCCGCGCTAATGCAGTTTGCGCTGTCGTGGTTGAACGAGCGGAGCACCAGTCCAGCGCTCTTGAACGCCAACAAGGCGGACATGGGGGCAAGGGCGAATATCGATGGAACGCTGCGCCACAGCGATGTCGTCGCATCGATGGGCATGGAGCAAGACATGCGTCGCCGCTGGCTTGCCTTGCACGAAGAGAGTCTGGGGCTGCAATCTGAGGCATCAGACCATGCGGGCGTGTTCCAGGCGCTGGGCAAGATGCTGCAAACCACGCTGTCTTCCGCGCTCCTTGGCCTGGGCGCCTGGTTGTTGATGCGCGACCAGTTGTTTGGCGGCCCCGGCATGTTGATCGTTGGGTCGGTTCTTGGTGGACGCGTTGTTGCGCCGCTGGTGCAACTGGTGTCTCAATGGCGCGCGGTGGTTCAAGTACGGGGTGCTTGGGCGCGGCTTGGGCACCTGCTCGTCAAGGTACCCCCGCAAGGGGCGGCCATGTCGCTGCCAAGGCCGCGAGGGCGCCTCGCGGTAGAAGGCCTTGTCGCGGGCCCCGCTGCGGGCGCAGCGCCTTTTGTCAAGGGCGTCTCCTTCTCCTTGCAGCCCGGCGAAGTGCTCGTCGTTCTGGGCGCTTCCGCATCCGGCAAAACCACGCTGGCGCGCATGCTTGTCGGCCTTTGGGCTCCTTTGGCAGGCTCTGTTCGCCTGGACGGGGTGGACGTCAGTGTGTGGAACAAGGCAGAGTTGGGCCCCCACGTGGGATACGTCCCCCAAGACGTCGAGTTGATGGAGGGAACTCTGGCAGAGAACATCGTCCGTTTCGGTGATGTGGACGAGCGGGCCATGCATGAGGCGGCCCAATCGGTGGGCCTGCATTCGTGGATTACATCGCTGGCCCTGGGATACAACACGCCGGTAGGCGATGCCGGTGTGATGCTGTCCGGGGGACAGCGCCAGCGTGTTGCACTGGCTCGTGCCCTTTACGCGGCGCCCGTTTTTGTGGTGTTGGATGAGCCGAATGCCAGCCTCGATGAGGTGGGAAATGCGGCTTTGGTCGAAACCCTGCGTGACTTCAAGTCCCGGGGAACGACGTTTGTTGTGATGACCCATCTGCCCAGCGTGCTGGGTGTTGCAGACAAGCTGCTCATCTTGCAAGGCGGCGTGCAGCAGGCCTTTGGACCACGTGATGAAGTGCTGGCGACGCTGCGCAGCGCGACAGCCGCAGCACAGTCCTTGGCGGCGGCTCCAGCGCGGGCTTCCTGA
- a CDS encoding IS5 family transposase (programmed frameshift), whose translation MKQQTLAMAADQDSGFEHSRKPTRREEFLRTMETIVPWAALCQVIEPHYPKAGNGRPPIGLERMLRIHFLQHWFNLADLACEEVLYDSASLRRFVGIDLGRERAPDATTLLKFRKLLNEHKLGEALFAQVGQQLQERGFKVNTGTIVDATIIAAPSSTKNADKARDPDMHQTRKGQQWYFGMKLHIGVDSQSGLAHSAVVTAANVHDKHPLPNLLHGNEQRVYGDSAYASQKALIRGKAPQAKDFTNQRTRKGGMVDETQRAKNRNKSRIRARVEHVFGVVKRLWGFCKVRYRGLRKNATRAFTALALANIYLARGRLLGQVRP comes from the exons ATGAAGCAGCAGACCTTGGCAATGGCCGCAGATCAAGACAGCGGATTCGAGCATTCGCGCAAACCCACCCGACGCGAAGAGTTCTTGCGGACCATGGAGACAATAGTGCCGTGGGCCGCTCTGTGCCAGGTGATAGAGCCGCACTACCCTAAGGCAGGCAACGGCCGCCCACCCATTGGCCTTGAGCGCATGCTGCGCATCCACTTCCTGCAGCACTGGTTCAACCTGGCCGATCTGGCGTGCGAAGAGGTCCTGTACGACAGTGCCAGCCTGCGCCGCTTTGTGGGCATTGACCTGGGCCGCGAGCGCGCGCCCGATGCCACCACGCTGCTGAAGTTTCGCAAGCTGCTCAATGAGCACAAACTGGGTGAAGCCCTGTTTGCCCAGGTAGGCCAGCAACTGCAGGAGCGCGGCTTCAAGGTCAACACCGGCACCATCGTGGATGCCACTATT ATCGCAGCGCCCAGCTCCACCAAGAACGCCGACAAGGCGCGCGACCCCGATATGCACCAGACACGCAAAGGCCAGCAATGGTATTTCGGCATGAAGCTGCACATTGGCGTGGACAGCCAAAGCGGGCTGGCGCACAGCGCCGTGGTGACGGCGGCCAACGTGCACGACAAACACCCTCTGCCCAATCTGCTGCATGGCAACGAACAGCGCGTGTATGGCGACTCGGCCTATGCCAGCCAGAAGGCACTGATCCGGGGCAAGGCGCCCCAAGCCAAGGACTTCACCAACCAGCGCACCCGCAAGGGCGGGATGGTCGATGAGACACAGCGGGCCAAGAACCGCAACAAGTCACGCATCCGCGCTCGTGTAGAACATGTGTTCGGGGTGGTCAAACGGTTGTGGGGTTTTTGCAAGGTGCGCTATCGCGGCCTTCGCAAGAACGCCACACGCGCATTCACGGCCCTGGCGCTGGCCAACATCTACCTGGCCCGGGGGCGCTTGCTGGGACAGGTGCGCCCGTAG
- a CDS encoding type I secretion system permease/ATPase, whose amino-acid sequence MAISGFFSRSEVTLALRSLRREWIVIAIFSMVANVLMLTPTLYMLQVYDRVLVSRSELTLVAVSLMVLFLLTVMAFAEWARSRLLVRTGVRLDRLLAERVFSAGFARGVRHGGGTPVQSFSDLTEVRQFLTGPSIFAFFDLPWTPVYIGVLFMLHPLLGGVAIVFALIQAALAWLGHRRTLAPSEALAKAQTKANGYLLGKLRNAEAIEAMGMLPNLFHRWHQLYASYTELHAKAQGLTHRVTAWSKSVRYAQQSLSLAVGALLVIDGQLSAGAMIAANVLMSRALAPIDQLVSAWRSFLSAREAFVRLEQLLTAQPSVPKTGDALPRLQGEVQLLDLHATAPARDVPILQHIDLRAVPGTLTVVLGPSGSGKSTLARVLVGIWPASHGALLLDGWPIAAWGPDALGPQIGYLPQDTALFSGTIAENIARFSDMDSKKVIAAAQCAGLHEMVLRFPKGYDTPIGDAGRLLSGGQRQRIGLARALYGDPALLVLDEPNAHLDDAGTQRCLKPCANSRRVEKRSSW is encoded by the coding sequence ATGGCCATCAGTGGTTTTTTCTCCCGCAGTGAAGTCACCCTTGCATTGCGCAGCTTGCGGCGCGAATGGATCGTGATAGCGATTTTCAGCATGGTCGCCAATGTGCTCATGTTGACGCCGACGCTTTACATGTTGCAGGTCTATGACCGCGTGCTCGTCAGTCGAAGTGAGCTGACCCTGGTTGCGGTGTCGCTCATGGTGCTCTTCCTGCTGACTGTCATGGCGTTCGCGGAATGGGCGCGTTCGCGGTTGCTTGTGCGCACGGGTGTGCGCCTGGACCGTTTGTTGGCCGAACGGGTTTTCTCCGCAGGGTTTGCACGTGGTGTGCGCCATGGCGGGGGAACCCCGGTGCAGTCGTTCAGCGATTTGACGGAGGTTCGCCAGTTTTTGACCGGGCCCAGCATCTTCGCGTTTTTCGACTTGCCATGGACGCCTGTCTACATTGGTGTGCTGTTCATGCTGCACCCCTTGTTAGGCGGCGTGGCCATTGTGTTTGCCCTGATTCAAGCCGCATTGGCCTGGCTCGGGCATCGGCGTACGCTGGCACCCTCTGAGGCGCTGGCAAAGGCCCAAACGAAGGCGAACGGATATTTGCTTGGCAAGCTGCGTAACGCGGAAGCCATCGAAGCCATGGGCATGTTGCCGAACCTGTTCCACCGCTGGCACCAGTTGTATGCAAGTTATACCGAGCTGCATGCAAAAGCCCAGGGCCTGACGCACCGAGTGACAGCGTGGAGCAAATCAGTGCGCTACGCGCAGCAGTCGCTGTCGCTGGCAGTGGGCGCGTTGCTGGTTATTGATGGTCAGTTATCAGCGGGCGCGATGATTGCTGCGAACGTGTTGATGAGCCGTGCCCTGGCGCCCATTGATCAATTGGTGAGCGCGTGGCGCAGTTTCCTGAGCGCACGTGAAGCATTTGTGCGGCTGGAACAACTCTTGACGGCGCAACCGTCCGTGCCAAAGACAGGCGATGCACTGCCCCGCCTGCAAGGCGAGGTTCAATTGCTGGACTTGCACGCCACCGCGCCCGCGCGGGATGTGCCGATTCTTCAGCACATTGATCTGCGTGCGGTCCCGGGCACACTCACGGTGGTGCTGGGACCATCGGGCTCGGGCAAGTCCACGCTGGCGCGGGTGCTGGTGGGTATATGGCCCGCGTCCCATGGCGCGCTGCTGCTTGATGGATGGCCCATCGCGGCATGGGGCCCCGACGCGCTGGGCCCTCAAATCGGTTACTTGCCCCAGGACACGGCCCTTTTCAGTGGAACCATCGCTGAAAATATTGCCCGGTTTTCCGACATGGACTCCAAGAAGGTGATCGCTGCAGCCCAATGTGCCGGATTGCATGAGATGGTCCTCAGGTTTCCCAAGGGCTATGACACACCCATCGGCGATGCGGGACGTCTGCTGTCTGGCGGACAGCGCCAGCGCATCGGCTTGGCTCGGGCGCTCTATGGAGATCCGGCCCTTCTGGTGCTTGATGAACCCAATGCGCATCTGGACGACGCGGGGACGCAGCGCTGCTTGAAACCGTGCGCCAACTCAAGGCGCGTGGAAAAACGGTCGTCATGGTGA
- a CDS encoding TolC family outer membrane protein gives MARSRYSARCTGGVIASLMTLLAQPACAMDLMQAYQTALQQDSTVRAARAATEVGDERIEQAKAQRYPNIAFSAARNRNDLSRTQRNTLGRSTTVDENYASHNATFTLRQPIYRKALSVGVEQAHQQRVEVGAQLDRELQNLAVRVTDAYLQLLLAQDQLALAQAQKNTTITQLDAARKLLVGGSGTRTDIDEAQARLDMAVAQELEIRQQLDYARHQLEVLINQPVDELGPLDEAKFSAWTPEQHSVQEWLALAEDNSPEIRQQKARLDVARLEIEKARAGHLPTLDAVAQWTRSSSENVTTPSSSYTNRVIGLQLNVPLFAGGYVNSTVRQAVAEQVQASELLEAARRDLSLRIHTEFRGVSEGRLRIHALQQAARSATQLVVSSRRSFEGGSRTLVDILNAEQQKELALRDLARARYLYLVSWVRLQALAGGDKDGSIATVNALLRAP, from the coding sequence ATGGCACGATCCCGCTATTCGGCCCGCTGCACCGGTGGGGTGATTGCGTCATTGATGACCTTGTTGGCCCAACCTGCCTGCGCCATGGATTTGATGCAGGCTTACCAAACGGCGCTCCAGCAAGACTCCACTGTGCGTGCCGCACGCGCTGCCACCGAAGTGGGTGACGAGCGTATCGAGCAGGCCAAGGCACAGAGATACCCCAATATTGCGTTCAGCGCTGCACGCAATCGCAATGATTTGAGCCGTACACAACGGAACACCTTGGGGCGTTCAACGACGGTTGACGAGAATTACGCCAGCCACAACGCCACGTTTACCTTGCGGCAGCCCATCTATCGAAAAGCGCTGTCTGTGGGAGTGGAGCAGGCTCATCAACAGCGCGTGGAAGTGGGGGCGCAACTGGACCGGGAACTACAGAACCTGGCAGTGCGCGTGACCGACGCTTATCTGCAGTTGCTGCTGGCACAAGACCAGTTGGCCTTGGCGCAGGCGCAGAAGAACACCACCATCACCCAGCTGGACGCCGCACGCAAGCTGCTGGTGGGCGGGAGCGGCACACGCACCGATATCGATGAGGCCCAGGCCCGCCTGGACATGGCCGTTGCTCAAGAACTGGAGATCCGGCAGCAACTGGACTATGCGCGGCACCAGCTGGAGGTACTGATTAATCAACCGGTGGATGAACTCGGCCCGCTGGACGAAGCCAAGTTCTCGGCCTGGACCCCCGAGCAGCACAGTGTGCAGGAATGGCTGGCCCTCGCTGAGGACAACAGCCCCGAGATCCGGCAACAGAAAGCACGCCTGGACGTGGCACGGCTGGAGATCGAAAAAGCACGCGCCGGACATCTCCCAACGCTGGATGCCGTCGCGCAATGGACGCGCAGTAGCAGCGAGAACGTGACCACCCCCAGCTCCAGCTACACCAACCGGGTGATTGGCCTGCAGCTGAATGTGCCCCTGTTTGCGGGCGGCTATGTCAACTCTACCGTGCGCCAGGCGGTGGCGGAGCAGGTGCAGGCCAGCGAGTTGCTGGAAGCCGCGCGCAGAGACCTAAGCCTGCGCATCCACACCGAGTTTCGCGGGGTCAGCGAAGGCCGCCTGCGTATCCATGCGCTGCAACAGGCCGCACGGTCGGCCACACAGCTCGTGGTGTCAAGCCGCCGCTCGTTTGAAGGCGGCTCCAGGACCCTCGTGGACATTCTGAATGCGGAGCAGCAAAAGGAATTGGCCCTGCGTGACCTGGCCCGTGCGCGCTACTTGTACTTGGTGTCCTGGGTGCGCCTGCAGGCCCTGGCTGGGGGCGACAAGGACGGGAGCATTGCCACGGTGAATGCATTGCTCAGGGCCCCCTGA
- a CDS encoding HlyD family type I secretion periplasmic adaptor subunit: protein MASSDTGRAARIGLWVLGLGLGGFLLWAAIAPLDEGVPSQGVVAIDTKRKAVQHLSGGIVKQVFVREGDVVKMGQPLISLDKAVANANYEAVRQRYLSLRAVQGRLLAEQSGAASITFHPDLQAAAQDPLISQQMKNQEQLLLSRRAALRADLQGIEEGIEGQNALMRAYAGMLTSRRGQVALLEDELRHTRELVKEGYSPRNRQLELERLVAESNVSIAELLGNTSRAQRGIGEMRQKALARQQEYRKEVETTLADVTRDVLSDAEKYPALKADLDRMDIRAPAAGQVVGLAVQSVGAVVQAGQHLMSIVPPDEPLVLEARIAPHLIDKVRPGLEADVRFTAFSHSPQLVVQGELASVSADLLTDAQSGVSYYLARVRVTPAGMKTLGVRHLQPGMPAEVVIKTGERTMLTYLLAPLLKRMAGSLKEE, encoded by the coding sequence ATGGCTTCGTCCGATACGGGCCGCGCCGCACGCATCGGTTTGTGGGTGCTTGGATTGGGGCTGGGCGGATTTCTGCTGTGGGCTGCCATTGCTCCATTGGACGAAGGCGTACCAAGCCAGGGGGTTGTCGCGATCGACACCAAGCGCAAAGCGGTGCAGCATCTCAGCGGGGGCATCGTCAAACAGGTGTTTGTGCGTGAGGGAGACGTTGTGAAAATGGGCCAGCCGCTCATATCCCTGGATAAGGCGGTGGCAAACGCCAACTACGAGGCAGTTCGCCAGCGGTATCTGAGTCTGCGCGCGGTACAAGGCCGGTTGCTGGCAGAGCAATCAGGCGCTGCTTCGATTACTTTTCACCCGGACCTGCAGGCGGCTGCGCAAGATCCGCTGATCAGCCAGCAGATGAAGAACCAGGAGCAATTGCTGCTGTCGCGCCGTGCAGCATTGCGCGCCGATCTTCAGGGCATTGAAGAAGGCATTGAAGGCCAGAATGCTTTGATGCGGGCCTACGCCGGCATGCTGACAAGTCGGCGTGGACAGGTTGCCTTGTTGGAAGACGAGCTGCGCCACACACGCGAGCTCGTCAAGGAAGGCTACTCGCCGCGCAATCGACAGCTTGAACTAGAGCGACTGGTGGCCGAATCCAATGTGTCCATTGCCGAACTGCTGGGCAATACGTCGCGTGCACAGCGCGGCATTGGCGAGATGCGCCAAAAAGCGCTGGCACGCCAACAGGAATACCGCAAAGAGGTTGAAACCACGCTTGCAGACGTCACTCGCGACGTGCTGTCCGACGCGGAGAAATACCCGGCACTGAAAGCGGACCTGGACCGCATGGACATTCGGGCCCCCGCAGCGGGGCAGGTGGTGGGTCTGGCTGTGCAAAGTGTGGGTGCCGTGGTTCAGGCTGGACAGCACCTCATGAGCATTGTTCCCCCCGACGAACCTTTGGTGCTGGAAGCCCGTATTGCCCCCCACCTCATCGACAAGGTTCGCCCAGGCCTTGAAGCCGATGTGCGATTCACGGCGTTTTCGCACTCGCCGCAATTGGTGGTGCAGGGAGAGCTTGCATCTGTCTCTGCAGACTTGCTGACGGATGCGCAAAGTGGCGTTTCATACTACCTCGCGCGCGTCAGGGTGACGCCTGCCGGCATGAAGACGCTCGGAGTGCGCCATTTGCAGCCTGGTATGCCCGCCGAGGTAGTAATCAAGACCGGCGAGAGAACCATGCTGACCTATCTTCTGGCGCCTCTGCTCAAGCGGATGGCTGGCTCTTTGAAGGAGGAGTAG
- a CDS encoding CHASE2 domain-containing protein, with protein sequence MSLYSSLKLWRLAAEAFLAIVVAFLMLAIMPKLMPSSDLMTHLTARSQAALVGNYYPIQQRDNVTVLLIDDKALADLEQGWPVPYATHARWLSNLGTLYQPRAVFLDITFTQARKDETLPQLVQALCRLRDQGVPVFLAALPDPQTGRLAVRRGLDSPAGERPCFTLVGVNYQPHQVDRLVWSYPLWTANPGAGSAMVDSRSGALAMAQDVAGLDVPRFDEPMALTWGVNNQDIRRFGEWCRFAGSVAEELIPPGLRALHAGEEVLKPICPYSRSLTVSELKPQTEEDEARLHALLNGKFVIMGAAISGTNDMITSPVHGPIPGVFMHAMALDNLLTYNGHYKRALEWQLPPAWPLFWMGLVVVLTAHALHMAVWQPLRKRTLACQKRIAERCPDSRQIFFSTSELSELESKTPFKKPYSAGFLRQMAAKLARLVGLVVLRVARIFVSSVVIMGLVVWMQKWFDIGTLPIVDLALMALVAEWLGWTAHVLDFFPWRNHTPSLQEK encoded by the coding sequence TTGAGTCTGTATTCGTCTTTGAAGCTTTGGCGCCTTGCTGCAGAAGCCTTTTTGGCGATTGTTGTGGCGTTTCTCATGCTGGCAATCATGCCCAAACTGATGCCAAGCTCGGATCTCATGACCCATCTGACTGCGCGCAGCCAGGCAGCGCTCGTCGGCAACTATTACCCCATCCAACAACGTGACAACGTCACCGTTTTGTTGATTGACGACAAGGCGCTGGCTGACCTGGAGCAGGGTTGGCCGGTTCCCTATGCCACCCATGCGCGCTGGCTGTCCAATTTGGGCACCTTGTACCAGCCGCGCGCCGTGTTCCTTGACATCACGTTCACACAGGCGCGCAAAGACGAGACGCTGCCCCAGCTTGTTCAGGCCTTGTGCCGCCTGCGTGATCAGGGTGTCCCAGTATTTCTGGCGGCGTTGCCAGACCCTCAAACAGGTCGGCTTGCGGTGCGCAGGGGCCTGGACAGCCCTGCCGGTGAGCGCCCTTGTTTTACTTTGGTGGGTGTCAATTACCAACCGCACCAAGTGGACCGTCTGGTCTGGAGCTACCCACTGTGGACGGCCAACCCGGGGGCGGGCAGTGCGATGGTGGATTCGCGCAGCGGCGCCCTGGCAATGGCGCAAGACGTTGCGGGGCTCGATGTCCCGCGCTTTGACGAGCCCATGGCCCTGACATGGGGTGTCAACAACCAGGACATTCGGCGCTTTGGCGAATGGTGCCGGTTTGCCGGCTCAGTGGCCGAGGAACTCATCCCTCCCGGGCTTCGTGCGCTTCATGCGGGCGAGGAGGTGCTCAAGCCCATCTGCCCCTACAGCCGTTCGCTGACCGTGAGTGAGCTCAAGCCACAAACCGAAGAGGACGAGGCCAGGTTGCATGCCTTGTTGAACGGCAAGTTCGTGATCATGGGCGCTGCGATCAGCGGCACCAACGACATGATCACCTCGCCCGTGCATGGGCCGATTCCCGGTGTCTTTATGCATGCCATGGCCCTGGACAACTTGCTGACCTACAACGGCCATTACAAGCGGGCGCTTGAATGGCAACTGCCACCCGCCTGGCCTCTGTTCTGGATGGGTCTGGTGGTGGTGCTGACGGCCCATGCCCTGCACATGGCTGTCTGGCAACCTCTGAGAAAGCGCACATTGGCATGTCAGAAAAGGATTGCCGAACGCTGTCCAGATTCGCGCCAGATTTTTTTCAGCACGTCAGAGCTCAGCGAGCTTGAATCGAAAACACCATTTAAAAAACCTTATTCGGCAGGGTTTTTACGCCAAATGGCGGCGAAGCTGGCCCGTCTTGTCGGTCTGGTAGTGCTTCGGGTGGCGCGCATTTTTGTGTCATCGGTTGTCATCATGGGGCTGGTGGTGTGGATGCAAAAGTGGTTTGACATCGGCACGCTGCCCATCGTTGATTTGGCACTGATGGCGCTGGTTGCGGAGTGGCTGGGTTGGACAGCCCACGTTCTCGATTTTTTCCCGTGGCGCAACCACACCCCCTCACTTCAGGAGAAATGA
- a CDS encoding M48 family metalloprotease: MKRPLVRRGAVLAMCTAVFLLSACETLPEAGKKLSELTGIKPAIRVGELPPPPAARIWPDAALDVLNQRARGYGLVEMPEMQTYLNGLLQKIKQAAGVPTWPGAVYITAATDLEAYCTGAGNIYVSLPWLRSMESEDEMVALLAHEWGHVYMDSHQLESTITTSDELAKWTGVGVFLARKAGNAAGWTAVDSVLAAYEVGKNTLAPAWGRSDEEDADAFGATVSMQMGYSFPSGYKAFLERMATWDAENEKRREAERASILQQLKNASADNVRKQNSATKDAQISLQDAQINLNASVIEMGHNISGSWADLLKKVGQTHPDVEARLASLVAQVQPLMAGKPRPAATTQPWRRALAQPRTAAVLINYQRAADAQAALQQQDFRAARKLALEAASGPTAQHALPVLMLDLTEIYAETQPAPARRAPTRSAAVQRHVDPLDRNLRSEPDRAWRIYVTRANKLLGAGQSTQAKSVMSEGFAYFDNAPAAWPDAIAFAGQAQGWDKAKQLAQTCAQRFPSSATLCRKAAASPQEVAEAARQSEAKAKSITDKWFKK, encoded by the coding sequence ATGAAGCGCCCCCTCGTTCGTCGCGGCGCGGTGCTGGCCATGTGCACCGCAGTTTTTTTGCTGTCTGCTTGTGAAACCCTGCCGGAGGCGGGCAAGAAGTTGAGCGAACTGACGGGGATCAAACCCGCCATTCGCGTGGGAGAGCTGCCGCCGCCACCGGCTGCCCGTATCTGGCCAGATGCCGCGCTGGATGTACTCAACCAACGCGCTCGTGGCTACGGTTTGGTGGAAATGCCAGAAATGCAAACCTACCTCAACGGCTTGCTGCAAAAGATCAAGCAAGCGGCCGGGGTGCCAACCTGGCCGGGCGCGGTGTACATCACGGCGGCCACGGATCTTGAGGCCTACTGCACGGGGGCTGGCAACATTTACGTGTCGCTGCCGTGGTTGCGCTCCATGGAGTCGGAAGACGAAATGGTTGCGCTGCTCGCCCATGAATGGGGGCATGTCTACATGGACTCGCACCAGCTGGAATCCACCATCACCACCAGCGATGAGCTTGCAAAATGGACCGGCGTGGGGGTATTTCTGGCGCGCAAGGCCGGTAATGCCGCTGGCTGGACGGCCGTTGACAGCGTGCTGGCAGCCTACGAAGTGGGCAAGAATACGCTGGCTCCTGCATGGGGGCGCAGCGATGAAGAAGACGCTGACGCGTTCGGTGCGACCGTCAGCATGCAGATGGGCTATTCGTTTCCCAGTGGCTACAAGGCTTTCCTGGAACGCATGGCGACATGGGACGCCGAGAATGAAAAACGGCGCGAGGCGGAACGCGCGTCGATATTGCAGCAATTGAAAAATGCTTCGGCGGACAACGTGCGCAAGCAAAACAGCGCAACCAAAGATGCTCAGATCAGTTTGCAGGATGCACAGATCAACCTGAATGCCAGCGTGATTGAAATGGGCCACAACATATCCGGCAGTTGGGCTGACTTGCTCAAAAAGGTTGGTCAAACCCACCCCGATGTTGAAGCGCGCCTGGCGTCACTCGTTGCGCAAGTTCAGCCGTTGATGGCTGGCAAGCCCCGACCTGCAGCAACCACACAGCCCTGGCGGCGCGCACTGGCGCAGCCACGCACGGCGGCGGTGCTGATCAACTACCAGCGTGCAGCAGATGCCCAGGCTGCGTTGCAACAACAAGACTTTCGTGCTGCACGCAAACTGGCGCTTGAGGCCGCCAGCGGCCCTACGGCACAACATGCGCTGCCGGTGCTGATGCTGGACCTGACCGAAATCTACGCCGAAACCCAACCCGCTCCGGCACGGCGCGCGCCGACTCGTAGCGCCGCGGTTCAGCGCCATGTGGATCCGTTGGACAGGAATCTCCGATCAGAACCGGACCGTGCCTGGCGAATTTATGTCACGCGGGCCAACAAGTTGCTCGGCGCGGGCCAAAGCACTCAGGCGAAGTCCGTGATGAGCGAAGGATTTGCTTACTTCGACAATGCCCCTGCTGCCTGGCCGGACGCCATTGCCTTTGCGGGACAGGCGCAGGGATGGGACAAAGCCAAACAGCTGGCACAGACCTGCGCGCAGCGCTTTCCAAGCTCGGCAACCCTTTGCAGGAAAGCTGCTGCGTCGCCGCAAGAGGTGGCAGAGGCGGCCCGGCAATCAGAGGCAAAAGCAAAATCAATCACTGACAAGTGGTTCAAAAAATAA